The following nucleotide sequence is from Citrus sinensis cultivar Valencia sweet orange chromosome 6, DVS_A1.0, whole genome shotgun sequence.
AAGCTCCAAATCCATGGTTTTGAATAACCAATTATGTCTTAAGcctatttttttaagatgatgGCGGTGACTTCAAACATTTTCCTCCTTgcaatattttaatgtaataaaattatataggTGGTGGGACTTTCTGTCTGTTTTTTGGTTGTTATCTCAGCAGTTGTTGCATGCTTCTTTCTCATGTAGctattccttttatttttcagatatctttagatttcaaaacaaaacacgGTACCACATCTTTCAGATTCCTGCACTTGGCCTTTATGTGTGAACAAATGTATTAATCAGTGTAACTTGGTTTTATACCATATTACAGGTCGGGAAGAGGCTTCGACCCCTCACCAAACATCCAAGAGAGAAGATTCAAATTGTAGCCTCTAACTTGCTCgatatttggaagaaaatagtCATTGAAGAGACAAccagaaataagaaaaatggcaGCACTGGCAATAAATCTTCAGTTACAACTGGGGTTGTGAAGCCAGATTCTGGCAAAATTGATAAGGTTCAGAAGACAAGTGCAGTAAAGGTCGAAAAGGTGTCAACTGCGGAAACTGTCAAGGTTGAGAAAACTGGGAGTGTTTCAAGGTCGGAAACTGTGAAGGTGGAAAAGAAGGAAACAAATGGGGATTCTGTCATGGATCGGGGGGAGGCTGTCAAGGTTGAAAAGATAATTGAGGAGGAACAAGCTCCTAGTGTAAGAAAACCATCACAAGGTACGATTGCAACCCCAAAACTGACCCAATTGATCAAATGTAATGACTCTTCGCGTGACAAAATTCGGGAACTTCTTGCGAATGCCTTGTCCAAAGTTGCCAGTGAGGCTGATGAGGAAATAATTGATGAAGTTAATGCATGTGACCCAATTCGAGTTGCTGTTTCTGTGGAATCTGTAATGTTTGAAAAGTTAGGGCGCTCTACTGGTGCAGAGAAACTCAAGTATCGATCTATTATGTTCAACATCCGTGACGAGAAAAACCCTGATTTAAGAAAAAGGGTTCTTCTTGGAGAGGTCAAACCAGAGAGGCTTGTCACCATGAGCCCAGAAGAAATGGCAAGTGATGAGAGACAACGCCAGATTGAGAATATTAAAGAGAAGGCTTTGTTTGAGTGTCAACGTGGTGGTGAAGCGACTGCCACAACTGATCAATTTAAGTGCGCTAGATGCGGACAACGTAAATGCACTTATTATCAGATGCAGACTAGGAGTGCAGATGAACCTATGACAACGTATGTAACATGCGTGAACTGCAGCAAGCGTTGGAAGTTCTGCTAATCCAATTCCGGTCTATCTACAGTTCTGCAGAACCAGATGCAGAGAAGGCATTGAGTTGGATTATTTCAGAATCTCCCTTCTCTTTTGTAACAATTTATCCATAGAGTCAGTGGTTGCAAGGTCTAGAAAACtgtcctttaatttttatgtgtttggTTTAGGGATAACTTAGCATTTGTGAGGTGTTCTGATTTAAATCCCATTTGAAAATCTCAACAAAGTCGGATCATCTCAATTTTTAGGACCCCCCTCGCCCAAGGGAGCTGAGCAGTTCTGTATTGCCTCCGATAGCTTCTTCTTTATGTTAGGTTTTAGGACCTAAATTAATGTCTTGCTTATCAAATACATAAAACTTTGTGTTAACCTCGGGCCTTGTGACCTTGTGGTGTGCGTAATTTTTGTTGGCGACGAGGGTTGAGTCTGTGGTAGAATTGGCTGCGGTAAGGGTAATATGGCAGTTATGCGtactcttaaataattttaatagaaatactCTGCTTACTAACTTCTTGATGGTTAATGTTGTTTCTGAgcaattttttgtttacatCATTTGCTGTGTTACTCTGTTGGGTGGAATTGGATTGATGAGTAACATAAAACTAGGGTCCGGCTAcagtgcaactgtggtactgTGCCACAGCTGCAATTCAACTATTGGATGCACTTGCATGGGTGGAGTCCACTGAAATATGCACTTGCATGGGTGGAGTCCATTGAAATCCAACGACTGGATGCAACCGTGATACGGTACTACAATTGCACCACATGTTTTTCCTAAAAACTAATGCATGGTGAgagttttttaaataaagctatcattaaatttaacaaaagaGGAGcgcaaagaatttgaaagtTGAACCACTGATGAATTATAATGAGATATTGTCTTCCAATGCTTTCAATGCGGGGAGAAAAGGCATTAAacaagaaccaaaaaaaaaaaaaaaaccataaaacTCTGGATCAGAAGAAATCTAAGAATGGAAATATTATTTCCCTTTCAACAATTTCTGAAGCAGTCGAGCATGGACTCTCCAAAATGTTTTCACCTTCTGATTCCTCCTCATTCGCCGCATTCGGCTCCTGgatattagaaaagaaaaaagaaaggaaaaatctCTTTTAGTCAATTAGAAAACTCCAAAAAGATAattccattttttaaaataataataatcataataatgtACATGATTTGGAGAAAATTTACTTGGGAGTTTGCTGCCCCagtagttttcttttcttgttcctTCTCTCTCAGGGACCGTATAGATGACACCCTCTGATTATCAAACAATCAATACTCATTAAAGGAAAAgggttaaaaatgaaaaaagaaaaaagaaagaaaattaaagaaactggatgatataattaatgaaaacagAACTTACTATACAATAAGACTTGAGTTGATTTAATCTGTACAATCTATCAACTTCAATCTCAAGCATCTTTTGAATCTCTCCTCTGTTTTGCAGCCCCTTCATCTGCATATCCAATATCACCTCTCTCTCGTCCAGCATCTTCTCCGTTCTCTCTTTCTCCAATCTCAATCTCTCAAGCTTCTTTCTAATAGCGCTGAGCTCCTCCGCTAACGACGTATCCAGAGATTCAATATTCGTGACGGGTTTATTCTCAGTCTCCTCCTTGATGAGATCTGCAGCTGCAGGGAtatgattctgattctgattcttgTCGATGCATTCTTGCTCTGGCTTTGGCTTTGGCTTTGGCTTTAGCTTGGTCGCTGTACTGGGTGTCACCGGAGAGTTTATCGGCTTGAGAGGCGTCCGCCCTGATCTGGGTCTGAGCTTTTCATCTTTGGCGATGGTTGTCATTTTTCGAAGTTATGGGTTTGTTCGATGGAGATGAGAATAATGTCAGAGGTGTTGCCATaagaagtttttaaatttggaTGGAGCCAAAGCCAAGTGCCAACGgctactttttctttcttcttttcttttttttttaaaaagaaaaagtcagaatttttgtttttatttatttaattttaaatataagtcGGGGGTAATTATTTCATAGGACTATTAGAAATTTAGGATGTGTTCGGAATTGAGGTTAAGCAGTTGTAGTTTTTaaactaaatatattatatcacttgtatcatgaaaaatatattatatatttaataattttattaaaattattatttaaaatttatatttattataaattattaacttttatttcatatttataatttttttttcacaacaattatagtttaaaagttacaacatttcattttcaatcagACCGTAAACATAAGATATTGACACATTAACAATAGACTCCTCaattatttaacttaattttagaAGTGGTGAAACAATCCAAGTATCCAACAAAGAACAGGCCGCAACTTTCGATTATTATGCTAATGGAATCTTGTCTAAAATCCGCCGCTTTAAGCGGCCAATGGAATCATTAATACTCATTGTTTCAAAGGCACTCGCGTCACTTTAGTTTAATGTCTAGCGATATTGGTAATGTTTTCACCATTGCAAACAGATTTACAAGGACAAATGTAGCTCGAATCAACGTGGCCCATTAGCTCAGTTGGTTAGAGCGTCGTGCTAATAACGCGAAGGTCGCAGGTTCGAGACCTGCATGGGCCAAAATGCAATTTTACATGGTGGTTGGTGCCTAGTGGTTGGTTCCCGCACATCTCCTCACTTCATATGTTCGAATCACATCCGTTTGAACATAATCACATAAAGCGACGGCtacaaaaatcaaaagcaaaagataaagaataaagacATTGTACAAGCCTATCAAGGTCTCATCTTTTTGTATAATTTCTATTGGGGGGGAAGATGACAAAAAAATCGAGGGGAAAGAAACAAATATCTACAAGTAAAACAAGGAGTTAAAAACAGATAGGCATTGGTAATCATGAATATCATAAGTAATCCATTGGAAGCTCCCAATCATCCTCTGAGTCTCTCGCCTTCGGACGAGGCTTCTTCTTCCTAAAACCTTTCTTTGCGCTCCGACCATGATCAAATCTACCTGACCTTTCAAAGTTGGAATATCCATCAAAGTCATCGAGTGAAGTTCCTACATTCTGCTTGTCCCATAGACCCTGGTACGAGCATGTCAGAGGTTTAATTAGAGGTATGCAGAACAAGCAGGAAGATCCATAAGCTGGGATGAAAATTTAATGCAAAAAGTTTTAGTTTCTCAAACAACAAAGCCATTTGGGAAACTCTGAAACAGAGATGGCAGTGGATGTTTAACCAGTTGAATGTGAAGGATGCATACAATCCAAAAGATaacaagagaaattaaatGCAACCTGGTTCATAATCTTCCAAGCAGTCCcttgaatgaaaaaatatttctcatcAACAGTACACAACTGTAAATTGGTAAAAGAATCTACGCTGATATAATATGCGTATAATTCATGGTTCATAGGTCTGTGGTTGTGGTGTCAAACTGAGTGCCTATACACATGCATTCGCACATTAGTGTGCCAATGCATCATGCATATGCATCCAGCTTCCTTCAAGCTTTACTTCATTCCAGGCATGGAAATACATTAACCCACAGAACTCAGTGCAGACACAGAGCATCAGCAAAGTCTAATTACACTTCAAATTTGACTCAAAGCATGACAACCACCTTCACCATGAATCAAAGGTACCTTTGTTAGTCTTTGAACACGTGAGGCTGCAGCTTCGTGAACAACTACTATGTCAGCTACAACTTCTAGGACATCCTCGACAAGCAAAGCATAAGTACTCACCTGGAATTATGACAAGCGGATTGCAGTTGAACTTTGTATACAAGAACTCTTTTTAAGAAGAGGATAATATCAATCAAGTATAAATTGTAGAAGATGGCTGAAAGTGATCGTGTGAACATTATTTATGTAGCATTTGCTATTAAAAACAGAGAGAAGCAGTTGACCTACCAAACTTGATGGAATAATTGAAATGCCAAATGAATCAAGCTCTAGTGATTCAACAGCTCCCGAGTTGATGTTGAAAGTGTATCCCCGCACCTAGAATTAAAAGATGCATATGATAAGACTTTTGACCTGAATATGATCGATACCAGGTATGGTgcatgaaattttgatttaccTTCCCAATGTTTTGCCGACCCGGTGTCACAACTCTGTATCCTACCTAGCAAACATCACAGGTTAAGTATAACAAACAGACagacatatttaattaataaaatagagCAATGTAGTGAGTATCATAAGATGAGGTGGCCTAGTACGCACAAAAAGACCATCGTTGGTGGAGATGGAAACATACCAGTGTGTCAAGTCCAACcattttaaaatcattctCCATAACACTCTCATCCTCAATAAGCACAACATCACCAACCTGttaataatttacaaatagaACAATATGTTCAGAACAAAAATGAGCTGATGTATgtgcaaagaaaataaacaacagGAATAAACGGGTTAAAGCCCCGTTATACTGTATATGGCATAATCCtccccattaaaaaaaaaaaaatcaatagataCACTGGCTGCCTGGCTGGGTATCTTTGCGTAGTCAGATGAACCTTGGACCACAAAATGAACCAAGCAGAAAATATACCATGAAACCAAATGGCGGttgttcttattatttatgaagCTATTAAACGTTAACTAAAAATCTGAAAGGAGTCAAAAATTCATTGAACCGAAAAAGGGGAAGGTATTtaagtgaaaaatgaaaatagtaaCAAGAACTGGGTTAACTCATAACTCACCCTACTCTTCTGTGATTCAAGAAACCGAGCCATAAGCATGACAATAAAATggataaatgtaaataaaaatacggaccctcaaattaaaagaaaaaaatgtcagCAGTGAAACAATTGCCAAACTAAACCTTATCCGTTCTCTAAAATGAATAAAGCTTCAATCTTTGCTAACCATATCATGCACTGGAAAGTAGACAACACAGATAAAGAAGAATACCTGGCAAATATCCTCAAGAAGAAGCCTCTCTGGTTCTCCAGAAAGCAAATTTGGCCTCACTTCAACTACCAATACCACCcactgaaaagaaaaaaggaaaaaaaaaaagcataggAATTTCACTATAGCAAGTAAGTTCTTAACTTGTTAACAATTAAACAATGGACTAATTACACTTACAGAGGTAGTATCAACCCACAGTTGGGAAACGAAACCCAAAGACATAGCAGATTGAATACTAATAACTTGCTTTGCCAACAAATTTGATCTCCTCATCACTTGCCCTCCTCTTCTCAACTTCACCTTTTCTGATGAACCATCACTGCCATCCTTCTCTTCTTCACGCTTCTCTTCCTTCACT
It contains:
- the LOC102631170 gene encoding transcription elongation factor TFIIS, producing the protein MEQELVELFDAAKKAADSAAIDGVSSGGPEVSRCVDALKRLKSFPVTYDVLVSTQVGKRLRPLTKHPREKIQIVASNLLDIWKKIVIEETTRNKKNGSTGNKSSVTTGVVKPDSGKIDKVQKTSAVKVEKVSTAETVKVEKTGSVSRSETVKVEKKETNGDSVMDRGEAVKVEKIIEEEQAPSVRKPSQGTIATPKLTQLIKCNDSSRDKIRELLANALSKVASEADEEIIDEVNACDPIRVAVSVESVMFEKLGRSTGAEKLKYRSIMFNIRDEKNPDLRKRVLLGEVKPERLVTMSPEEMASDERQRQIENIKEKALFECQRGGEATATTDQFKCARCGQRKCTYYQMQTRSADEPMTTYVTCVNCSKRWKFC
- the LOC102622164 gene encoding high mobility group B protein 6; its protein translation is MTTIAKDEKLRPRSGRTPLKPINSPVTPSTATKLKPKPKPKPEQECIDKNQNQNHIPAAADLIKEETENKPVTNIESLDTSLAEELSAIRKKLERLRLEKERTEKMLDEREVILDMQMKGLQNRGEIQKMLEIEVDRLYRLNQLKSYCIRVSSIRSLREKEQEKKTTGAANSQEPNAANEEESEGENILESPCSTASEIVEREIIFPFLDFF
- the LOC102631479 gene encoding uncharacterized protein LOC102631479 isoform X2: MGLEVRVSRMSECISSIPLYNSVPVTKIRTLSGSKWRPKNGSVRNGNLQYAMCTFKPPSKNQELFDELGFKDKFSVNSAEENSREIAEVKEEKREEEKDGSDGSSEKVKLRRGGQVMRRSNLLAKQVISIQSAMSLGFVSQLWVDTTSWVVLVVEVRPNLLSGEPERLLLEDICQVGDVVLIEDESVMENDFKMVGLDTLVGYRVVTPGRQNIGKVRGYTFNINSGAVESLELDSFGISIIPSSLGLWDKQNVGTSLDDFDGYSNFERSGRFDHGRSAKKGFRKKKPRPKARDSEDDWELPMDYL
- the LOC102631479 gene encoding uncharacterized protein LOC102631479 isoform X1, whose translation is MGLEVRVSRMSECISSIPLYNSVPVTKIRTLSGSKWRPKNGSVRNGNLQYAMCTFKPPSKNQELFDELGFKDKFSVNSAEENSREIAEVKEEKREEEKDGSDGSSEKVKLRRGGQVMRRSNLLAKQVISIQSAMSLGFVSQLWVDTTSWVVLVVEVRPNLLSGEPERLLLEDICQVGDVVLIEDESVMENDFKMVGLDTLVGYRVVTPGRQNIGKVRGYTFNINSGAVESLELDSFGISIIPSSLVSTYALLVEDVLEVVADIVVVHEAAASRVQRLTKGLWDKQNVGTSLDDFDGYSNFERSGRFDHGRSAKKGFRKKKPRPKARDSEDDWELPMDYL